The following are encoded together in the Notolabrus celidotus isolate fNotCel1 chromosome 9, fNotCel1.pri, whole genome shotgun sequence genome:
- the ulk1a gene encoding serine/threonine-protein kinase ULK1a yields the protein MESVGKFEFNRKDLIGHGAFAVVFKGRHKEKRDWEVAVKCINKKNLAKSQSLLGKEIKILKELKHENIVRLLDYQEIGGCVYLVMEYCNGGDLAEYLHSRGTLSEDTIRMFLQQIAQAMKVLQSKGILHRDLKPQNILLCHPEGRRSSPTNKCIKIADFGFARHLQTNTMAATLCGSPMYMAPEVIMSQTYDAKADLWSIGTIVYQCLTGKAPFHASTPQELRLFYESNRTLLPSIPKETSSNLRHLLLGLLQRNHRDRISFDEFFHHPFLETSSPPKKSSPAPLRSYPSSGSGSSSSSSTTSHLASPQHSEGEMHRLQPKVQYSPPQDSPVFLMREIANQHSRNTLSSTEDYVMVPAQFPNEYACDVEVGSPIESCLIYSGSSQLVERSPGKTPPASPRLHSPSKPISKPVEYVGPKWSKSVPIPVPTQIQNYQRMEQNLHPAGLHGSTRATLCCAGSSSSENSPQSGGCRTPGPGSVNNSPRLATGGARPQQSSPRVGMTPKASEQTFPLSTRTILLTGSPDMQDTGSPKIQPRMPNRTRTVPDLQSLNPSPLSQNNLGRKSAHKKGPFKRSLSTGRLSDMLLKAAFGAHLFGEGSDENLNCEKGMDITVTAPPAGYHKGFQFTDSPPPAVFTMGSPSRGNTPPDALVSRMFSGSPSYVNSAWLLNSRLLQGGSPRNSETEAMDATPHSSLVFHPPELPEDTLMEQAHTDTLGELRFILAFVHCVMELASSKELSFDSNSSPDVSFLEQSLVTDQISLLSKEWSYAEQLVLYIKAEEFLSAALHTAKDNIKQGRLLPSATVKQVIRKLNELYKSCVTYCRSLNHRLETFLLDKQKLMERFNGLTAEKLIYSHTVHMVQSAALDEMFHYGTASVQRYHKALLLMEGLSRIITEQKDIDSVDKCKQCIERRLTALQS from the exons atggaGTCTGTTGGGAAGTTTGAGTTCAACAGGAAAGACCTGATTGGTCATGGTGCCTTTGCAGTTGTATTCAAAGGCAGACATAAAGAG AAACGTGACTGGGAAGTTGCTGTGAAGTGCATCAACAAGAAAAACTTGGCCAAATCACAATCTTTGCTGGGTAAAGAAATCAAAATACTAAAG GAATTAAAACATGAGAACATTGTCAGACTACTTGACTATCAG GAAATTGGCGGATGTGTGTATCTGGTCATGGAG tactGCAATGGTGGGGACCTAGCAGAGTACCTTCACT CTAGAGGCACTTTAAGCGAGGACACCATCCgtatgtttctgcagcagattgCTCAGGCCATGAAGGTCCTGCAGAGCAAAGGCATCCTTCACCGAGACCTCAAACCCCAGAACATCCTGCTCTGCCATCCAGAGGGGCGCAGGTCCAGTCCCACcaataaatgcattaaaatcG CTGATTTTGGCTTTGCACGTCACCTCCAGACGAACACGATGGCAGCCACGCTGTGCGGCTCCCCCATGTACATG GCCCCTGAGGTCATCATGTCTCAGACGTATGATGCCAAGGCTGATTTGTGGAGCATAGGTACTATTGTGTACCAGTGTCTGACTGGAAAGGCTCCTTTTCAT gcCAGCACACCACAGGAGCTCCGTCTTTTCTATGAAAGCAACAGGACCCTCCTTCCAAG CATCCCAAAGGAGACTTCCAGTAACCTCAGACACCTGCTGTTGGGGCTGCTGCAAAGAAACCACAGAGACAGGATCAGTTTTg aTGAGTTTTTCCACCATCCATTCTTGGAGACCAGCTCACCCCCAAAGAAAA GCTCTCCTGCTCCCCTGCGCTCCTATCCAAGTTCAGGTTCAGGAAGCTCTTCAAGCAGCTCCACAACATCACACCTGGCTTCCCCTCAA CATTCCGAAGGAGAGATGCACCGACTGCAACCCAAAGTGCAGTATTCTCCTCCCCAGGACTCCCCTGTCTTCTTGATGAGAGAAATAGCCAATCAGCACAGCAGGAACACGTTATCTTCCACAGAGGACTACGTCATGGTGCCTGCACAGTTTCCCA ATGAGTATGCATGTGACGTTGAAGTTGGGTCACCCATTGAGAGTTGCCTGATCTATAGTGG GAGCTCACAACTGGTTGAGAGAAGTCCCGGAAAGACACCTCCGGCCTCTCCCCGACTGCACTCTCCCTCCAAGCCTATTAG CAAGCCTGTTGAATATGTCGGCCCTAAGTGGAGCAAATCAGTGCCCATTCCTGTCCCAACTCAGATCCAAAACTACCAGCGTATGGAGCAGAACCTGCACCCTGCCGGCCTGCATGGCTCAACCAG GGCCACTCTCTGCTGtgctggcagcagcagcagtgaaaaCTCACCACAGTCTGGAGGCTGTAGAACTCCAGGTCCAGGATCTGTAAACAACTCCCCAAGACTGGCAACTGGAGGAGCCCGACCACAGCAGTCCTCCCCTCGTG TGGGAATGACCCCAAAGGCCTCAGAGCAGACTTTCCCGCTCAGCACAAGAACCATACTGCTCACTGGCTCTCCTGACATGCAGGACACCGGCAGCCCAAAG ATTCAGCCAAGGATGCCGAACCGAACAAGGACAGTACCAGACCTTCAATCCCTTAATCCAAGTCCTCTTTCCCAGAACAACCTCGGCAGGAAATCGGCCCATAAAAAGGGCCCATTTAAGAG ATCGCTGAGCACAGGCAGGCTGTCTGACATGCTGCTGAAGGCGGCCTTTGGAGCTCACCTTTTTGGAGAGGGAAGTGACGAGAACCTCAACTGTGAGAAGGGCATGGATATAACAG TtacagctccccctgctggttaTCACAAAGGATTTCAGTTCACAGACAGCCCACCTCCTGCTGTCTTCACTATGGGTTCTCCCTCTAGAGGAAACACTCCTCCTGATGCTCTGGTATCTAGGATGTTTTCAG GCTCCCCCAGCTACGTGAACTCAGCCTGGCTACTGAACAGTCGCCTTCTTCAGGGAGGAAGCCCCCGAAACAGTGAGACTGAAGCCATGGACGCTACTCCACACAGCAGTCTGGTCTTCCATCCTCCAGAGCTCCCTGAAGATACACTGATGGAG CAGGCTCATACAGACACTCTGGGTGAATTACGATTCATCCTGGCGTTCGTCCATTGTGTCATGGAATTGGCTTCCTCAAAGGAACTGAGCTTTGACAGCAACAGCAGCCCTGATGTTTCCTTTTTAGAGCAAAGCTTGGTGACAGATCAGATCAGCCTTCTGAGTAAAGAATGGAG CTATGCAGAGCAGTTGGTGCTGTACATTAAGGCTGAAGAGTTTCTGTCAGCGGCACTGCACACAGCCAAAGACAATATCAAACAGGGTCGACTCCTTCCCTCTGCTACAGTCAAACAAG TGATCAGGAAGCTGAATGAATTGTACAAGAGCTGTGTCACATACTGCCGCTCCCTCAATCATCGACTGGAGACCTTCTTACTTGACAAACAGAAGCTGATGGAGCGCTTCAATGGACTCACAGCAGAGAAGCTTATCTATAGCCACACTGTGCACATG GTACAGTCTGCTGCGTTGGATGAGATGTTCCACTATGGCACAGCATCAGTCCAGCGCTACCACAAAGCTCTGTTGCTGATGGAGGGCCTGTCTCGAATCATCACAGAGCAAAAAGACATTGACAGTGTTGATAAAT GTAAGCAGTGTATCGAGCGACGCCTAACTGCTCTGCAGTCTTAA